A single window of Bordetella genomosp. 11 DNA harbors:
- a CDS encoding deoxyguanosinetriphosphate triphosphohydrolase, which yields MNTVADILAAYAANPLHSRGRAHAEPPPQNRSEFQRDRDRIIHCTAFRRLEYKTQVFINHEGDLFRTRLTHSLEVAQIARTLARSLRVNEELTEAISLAHDLGHTPFGHAGQDELNACMHELAPGAGGFEHNLQSLRVVDELEERYAAFNGLNLCFETREGILKHCSLAHARQLGAVGERFIRRRRPSLEAQLANLADEVAYNNHDIDDGLRSGLVTVEQLRQVRFFARHYDAVVAQYPDVSQRRMIAETIRRMINTLIVDLTTHTAARIAQHRPGSVEDVREAPALVGFSEETRAEADELKRFLFENLYRHFRVMRMTSKARRIVRDLFTAFLSDPRLLPPDYQRRDGQARAIADYIAGMTDRYAMREHKRLFDMS from the coding sequence ATGAACACAGTCGCGGACATACTGGCTGCCTACGCCGCCAATCCCCTCCACAGCCGGGGTCGCGCGCATGCCGAACCCCCGCCGCAGAACCGCAGCGAATTCCAGCGCGATCGCGACCGCATCATCCATTGCACGGCGTTCCGCCGCCTGGAATACAAGACCCAGGTCTTCATCAACCACGAGGGCGATCTTTTCCGCACGCGGCTGACGCACAGCCTGGAAGTCGCGCAGATCGCGCGCACGCTGGCCCGCAGCCTGCGCGTGAACGAGGAACTGACCGAGGCCATCTCGTTGGCCCATGACCTGGGCCACACGCCTTTCGGCCACGCCGGCCAGGATGAACTGAACGCCTGCATGCACGAGCTGGCGCCCGGCGCCGGCGGCTTCGAACATAACCTGCAAAGCCTGCGCGTGGTCGATGAGCTGGAAGAACGCTACGCGGCCTTCAATGGCCTGAACCTGTGCTTCGAAACGCGCGAAGGCATACTCAAGCATTGCTCGCTGGCCCATGCGCGGCAGCTGGGTGCCGTCGGCGAGCGCTTCATCCGCAGGCGGCGCCCGTCGCTGGAAGCCCAGCTGGCCAACCTGGCGGATGAAGTCGCCTACAACAACCACGACATCGACGACGGCCTGCGTTCCGGGCTGGTCACCGTGGAGCAGCTGCGGCAGGTCCGCTTCTTCGCGCGCCATTACGACGCGGTTGTCGCGCAGTATCCGGATGTCTCGCAGCGGCGCATGATCGCCGAGACCATCCGGCGCATGATCAATACGCTGATTGTCGACCTGACCACGCACACCGCGGCCCGCATCGCGCAGCATCGGCCCGGGAGCGTGGAGGATGTGCGCGAGGCGCCGGCGCTGGTGGGATTCTCCGAAGAGACCCGCGCCGAAGCGGACGAGTTGAAGCGCTTCCTGTTCGAAAACCTGTACCGGCATTTCCGCGTGATGCGCATGACATCCAAGGCGCGGCGCATCGTGCGGGACCTGTTCACCGCGTTTTTGTCGGATCCCCGTTTGCTGCCGCCCGATTACCAGCGGCGCGACGGACAGGCCCGCGCGATCGCCGACTACATCGCCGGCATGACGGACCGCTACGCGATGCGCGAGCACAAGCGGCTGTTCGATATGTCCTAG
- the aroB gene encoding 3-dehydroquinate synthase codes for MNVVDVAVPGARYPIRIAPGRLDCLDEAIPADATAIGLVTNPTVASLYAERAERALARTGRKVVRIELPDGEEHKDWRTLNQIFDALLSNGFDRRSVLVALGGGVIGDMTGFAAAVYMRGIRFVQVPTTLLAQVDSSVGGKTGVNHPLGKNMVGAFHQPVAVEIDTDVLATLPAREVSAGLAEVIKYGMILDAGFWAWCEEHATSLRALDRRVLGHAIQVSCELKAKVVAQDERESGLRAILNLGHTFGHAIESGLGYGAWLHGEAVGCGMVQAAELSAEVAGFPVADVARVRKLVEAIGCPTTAPDLGAERWMALMRVDKKAEGGEIRFVLTPRIGQAITRAAPEDAVRRVLARTVG; via the coding sequence ATGAATGTCGTCGACGTCGCCGTTCCCGGCGCCCGCTATCCCATACGTATCGCGCCGGGCCGGCTCGATTGCCTGGACGAGGCCATCCCGGCCGACGCCACCGCCATAGGCCTCGTCACCAATCCCACGGTCGCGTCCCTGTATGCCGAGCGCGCCGAGCGTGCCCTGGCCAGGACAGGCCGCAAAGTCGTGCGCATCGAATTGCCCGATGGCGAGGAACACAAGGACTGGCGCACGCTGAACCAGATCTTCGACGCGCTGCTGTCCAACGGCTTCGACCGGCGTTCCGTGCTGGTGGCGCTGGGGGGCGGCGTGATCGGCGATATGACGGGGTTCGCCGCGGCGGTCTATATGCGCGGCATCCGCTTCGTGCAGGTGCCCACCACGCTGCTGGCGCAGGTGGATTCGTCGGTCGGCGGCAAGACCGGCGTGAACCATCCGCTGGGCAAGAACATGGTCGGCGCTTTCCACCAGCCGGTGGCGGTCGAAATCGATACCGACGTGCTGGCCACCCTGCCGGCGCGCGAAGTGTCCGCCGGGCTGGCGGAAGTCATCAAATACGGCATGATCCTGGACGCCGGTTTCTGGGCGTGGTGCGAAGAACATGCCACGTCGCTGCGCGCGCTGGATCGCCGCGTGCTGGGACATGCCATCCAGGTGTCGTGCGAACTGAAGGCCAAGGTCGTGGCGCAGGACGAGCGCGAGTCCGGCCTGCGCGCCATCCTGAACCTGGGCCACACTTTCGGCCACGCGATCGAGTCCGGGCTGGGCTATGGCGCATGGCTGCACGGCGAAGCGGTGGGCTGCGGCATGGTGCAAGCGGCGGAACTGTCGGCGGAAGTGGCCGGTTTCCCCGTGGCGGACGTGGCCCGCGTCAGGAAGCTGGTCGAGGCCATCGGCTGCCCGACCACGGCCCCCGACCTGGGCGCGGAACGCTGGATGGCCTTGATGCGGGTGGACAAAAAAGCGGAAGGCGGCGAGATACGCTTCGTCCTGACGCCACGTATCGGGCAGGCCATTACCCGGGCCGCGCCGGAGGACGCCGTGCGGCGGGTGCTGGCGCGTACCGTCGGCTGA
- a CDS encoding shikimate kinase — MNASQPDCAAAAPAAEPESATCAANCATPLASLPYDTPIFLVGMMGAGKTTIGRSLARVLGREFVDLDHELESRCGVRVPVIFEIEGEAGFRRREAAALANCAARRGIVLATGGGAILAEENRAVLRRQGIVIYLRASVDELYRRTCRDRNRPLLATADPRATLRDLLARREPLYQEVADLTIETGCIPVSTLVKHLVPKLQAYEKKT; from the coding sequence ATGAACGCGTCCCAACCCGATTGCGCGGCCGCCGCGCCGGCAGCCGAACCCGAATCCGCCACCTGCGCCGCCAACTGCGCCACGCCGCTGGCCAGCCTGCCTTACGACACGCCGATTTTCCTGGTCGGCATGATGGGCGCGGGCAAGACCACGATCGGCCGGTCGCTGGCGCGCGTGCTGGGCCGCGAGTTCGTCGACCTGGACCACGAACTCGAATCCCGCTGCGGGGTACGCGTGCCGGTGATCTTCGAGATCGAGGGCGAGGCGGGCTTCCGCCGGCGGGAAGCCGCCGCGCTGGCGAACTGCGCCGCGCGGCGGGGCATCGTGCTGGCCACCGGGGGCGGCGCCATCCTGGCCGAAGAAAACCGCGCCGTGTTGCGGCGCCAGGGCATCGTCATCTACCTGCGCGCCAGTGTGGATGAGCTGTATCGCCGCACCTGCCGCGACCGCAACCGGCCGCTGCTGGCCACCGCCGATCCGCGCGCTACGTTGCGCGATCTGCTGGCGCGGCGCGAGCCGCTGTACCAGGAAGTCGCCGACCTGACCATCGAGACCGGCTGCATCCCCGTCAGCACCCTCGTCAAGCACCTGGTGCCCAAACTGCAGGCCTACGAGAAGAAAACATGA
- a CDS encoding penicillin-binding protein 1A gives MSKPQTPTSKKEKPDSSGSPFVRFFFKLGIFCAGLAGCGLLLGGMALALAWPNLPDLHAMTDYRPRIPLRVYTADKVLIGEFGEERRNVLRFNEIPDVMKSAVLAAEDDRFYQHGGIDWAGVVRAGLTNLISMSKSQGASTITMQVARNFYLSSEKTYTRKFYELLLTFKIESSLSKDQILELYMNQIYLGHRAYGFAAASRTYFGKPLSQITPAEAAMLAGIPKAPSRFNPISNLPRAEVRQHYVLGRMRSLGYLTDPEYQEAMAQPIVIKSAEGTPAGGYSIHGEYVAELARQLLYGVYQDNVYSRGINIYTTVQSKDQEVAYRAVRDGVLDYTRRAPYPGPEAQLDLPAGVEKDPQALDDVLDGVLDKYSDSDDLLVAVVLSASPTEIKVARSSREVITINDKKVLSVVARALNPKAKDDQRIRRGSVVYIHKIGPDDWEVLNMPSVQAAFVSLSPQDGGIRAMVGGFDFYRGNFNRVTQAWRQPGSNIKPFVYSAALERGLTPATQISDQPFALSAAQTGSKAWAPKNYGNEYEPMLTMRQGLYKSKNMVSIRILQAIGPAYAQDYLTRFGFDKSRQPAVLPLALGAGSVTPLQLAGAYSVFANGGYRITPYLIDRVTDSSGKVIMQSKPLVAGDSAARAIDPRTAFVMDDMLRGVATYGTAARARVVLKRNDIAGKTGTTNESVDAWFSGYTPSLEATAWLGYDQPKSLGSRETGGGAALPIWLTYMQEMLKGVPEQKQRPRPDGLLVDNGEYYFSEFPPGQAVARLGLPAPGSDSLGDLLNSLRAANSDGRPGGTSFGEGSVPGQQ, from the coding sequence ATGAGCAAGCCCCAGACTCCTACTTCCAAGAAAGAAAAGCCCGATTCGAGCGGCTCCCCCTTTGTCCGTTTCTTCTTCAAGCTGGGCATTTTCTGCGCCGGACTGGCGGGCTGCGGCTTGCTGCTGGGCGGCATGGCCCTCGCCCTGGCCTGGCCGAACCTGCCCGACCTGCACGCGATGACGGACTACCGTCCGCGCATCCCGCTGCGGGTCTATACCGCCGACAAAGTGCTGATAGGCGAGTTCGGCGAAGAACGGCGCAACGTGCTGCGCTTCAACGAAATCCCCGACGTCATGAAGTCCGCCGTCCTGGCCGCGGAGGACGACCGTTTCTACCAGCATGGCGGCATCGACTGGGCCGGCGTGGTGCGGGCGGGGCTGACCAACCTGATCAGCATGTCGAAGTCGCAGGGCGCCAGCACCATCACGATGCAGGTGGCGCGCAACTTCTACCTGTCGTCCGAAAAGACCTACACCCGCAAGTTCTACGAACTGCTGCTGACGTTCAAGATCGAGTCCAGCCTGAGCAAGGACCAGATCCTCGAGCTATACATGAACCAGATCTATCTGGGACATCGCGCCTATGGCTTCGCCGCGGCGTCGCGCACCTACTTCGGCAAGCCGCTGTCGCAGATCACACCGGCGGAAGCCGCGATGCTGGCAGGCATCCCGAAGGCGCCGTCGCGCTTCAATCCCATTTCCAACCTGCCGCGCGCGGAAGTGCGCCAGCACTACGTTCTGGGCCGCATGCGCAGCCTGGGCTACCTGACGGACCCGGAATACCAAGAGGCGATGGCCCAGCCCATCGTCATCAAGTCGGCGGAAGGCACGCCGGCCGGGGGCTACTCCATCCATGGCGAGTACGTGGCCGAACTGGCGCGCCAGCTGCTCTATGGCGTGTACCAGGACAACGTCTACTCCCGCGGCATCAATATCTACACGACGGTCCAGTCCAAGGACCAGGAAGTCGCCTACCGGGCCGTGCGCGACGGCGTGCTGGACTACACCCGCCGCGCGCCTTACCCCGGCCCCGAAGCGCAGCTGGACCTGCCCGCCGGCGTCGAGAAAGATCCGCAAGCCCTGGACGATGTACTGGACGGCGTGCTGGACAAGTATTCCGACAGCGACGACCTGCTGGTGGCGGTGGTGCTGTCCGCCAGCCCCACTGAAATCAAAGTGGCGCGCAGTTCGCGCGAAGTCATCACCATCAACGACAAGAAAGTGCTGTCGGTGGTCGCGCGCGCCCTGAATCCCAAGGCCAAGGACGATCAGCGCATCCGCCGCGGTTCCGTGGTGTACATCCACAAGATCGGGCCGGACGATTGGGAAGTGTTGAACATGCCGTCGGTGCAGGCGGCCTTCGTCTCGCTGTCGCCGCAGGACGGCGGCATCCGCGCCATGGTGGGCGGCTTCGATTTCTACCGCGGCAACTTCAATCGTGTCACGCAGGCGTGGCGCCAGCCGGGCTCCAATATCAAGCCGTTCGTCTATTCGGCTGCCCTGGAACGCGGGCTGACGCCGGCCACGCAGATTTCCGACCAGCCGTTCGCGCTGAGCGCCGCGCAGACCGGATCCAAGGCATGGGCGCCCAAGAACTACGGCAACGAATACGAACCCATGCTGACCATGCGGCAGGGCTTGTACAAGTCCAAGAACATGGTTTCCATCCGCATCCTGCAGGCCATCGGCCCCGCGTATGCGCAGGATTACCTGACGCGCTTCGGTTTCGACAAATCGCGCCAGCCCGCCGTGCTGCCGCTGGCGCTGGGCGCCGGTTCGGTCACGCCGCTGCAACTGGCGGGCGCCTATTCTGTATTCGCCAACGGCGGCTACCGCATCACGCCCTACCTGATCGACCGGGTCACCGATAGCAGCGGCAAGGTCATCATGCAGTCCAAACCGCTGGTTGCCGGCGATTCGGCGGCGCGGGCCATCGATCCGCGCACCGCCTTCGTGATGGACGACATGCTGCGCGGCGTCGCCACCTACGGCACGGCGGCACGCGCCCGCGTCGTACTCAAGCGCAACGATATCGCGGGCAAGACCGGCACCACCAACGAATCCGTGGACGCCTGGTTCTCCGGCTATACCCCCAGCCTGGAAGCGACGGCGTGGCTGGGTTATGACCAGCCCAAGTCCCTGGGTTCGCGCGAGACCGGCGGCGGCGCGGCCCTGCCGATCTGGCTGACGTACATGCAGGAAATGCTCAAGGGCGTCCCGGAGCAGAAACAACGGCCCAGGCCTGATGGGCTGCTTGTCGACAACGGCGAATATTATTTCTCGGAGTTCCCGCCCGGCCAGGCCGTGGCGCGCCTGGGGCTGCCGGCGCCGGGCTCGGATAGCCTGGGCGATCTCCTGAATTCGCTGCGCGCGGCCAACAGCGACGGCAGGCCCGGCGGGACCAGTTTCGGCGAAGGATCCGTGCCCGGACAGCAATAG
- the cyaY gene encoding iron donor protein CyaY translates to MNETEFLALAEQVLDSIESQADDWAGSLDVDVEANRSGNVLTLVFEDDTHVVINSQAAMQEIWVAARSGGFHYRYDGQHWLDTRGGPPLHDALSQICSDAAGAPITVKV, encoded by the coding sequence ATGAACGAAACCGAATTTCTTGCGTTGGCGGAGCAGGTGCTGGACAGCATCGAAAGCCAGGCTGACGACTGGGCCGGGTCGCTCGATGTCGACGTGGAAGCCAACCGCAGCGGCAATGTACTGACCCTGGTCTTCGAAGACGATACGCACGTCGTCATCAACAGCCAGGCCGCCATGCAGGAAATCTGGGTGGCGGCGCGCAGCGGCGGTTTTCACTACCGCTACGACGGCCAGCACTGGCTGGATACGCGCGGCGGGCCGCCCTTGCACGACGCCTTGTCGCAGATCTGTTCTGACGCGGCGGGCGCGCCGATCACCGTCAAGGTGTAG
- the lptM gene encoding LPS translocon maturation chaperone LptM, with protein sequence MLSSTCSANARNSVSFIIQSARITEFPVSHPAYSRTALRIVATLAAAASLAACGYKGPLIAPSQAPVLKPPPKVVAPLTFRAAPGVRLVPALPDYPPSATQQ encoded by the coding sequence ATGCTGTCCAGCACCTGCTCCGCCAACGCAAGAAATTCGGTTTCGTTCATAATCCAATCTGCAAGAATTACGGAGTTCCCAGTGTCCCACCCGGCATACAGCCGTACCGCTCTACGCATTGTAGCCACGCTGGCTGCCGCCGCGTCGCTCGCGGCCTGCGGCTACAAGGGCCCGCTCATAGCACCGTCGCAGGCGCCCGTGCTCAAGCCCCCGCCCAAAGTCGTGGCGCCACTGACATTCCGTGCCGCACCCGGGGTTCGCCTGGTGCCGGCCCTTCCCGACTACCCGCCGTCCGCGACGCAACAATGA
- the lysA gene encoding diaminopimelate decarboxylase, whose product MNPISSAPAQPAGYPHFHYQNGALHAEGVPLQMLAERLGTPLYVYSRAALQAAWESYRVAVAGRDVLVCYGMKANSNLAVLKEFARLGAGFDIVSGGELHRVLAVGADPAKVVFSGVGKQAWEMRKALEADVKCFNVESEAELHLLSDVAVSLGKTARVSLRVNPDVDAGTHPYISTGLKENKFGIAIADAPRVYRAAAALPGLHVTGVDCHIGSQITDVAPYLDALDKLLDLIDGLRAAGIAIEHLDLGGGLGIRYTDETPLQPATLLGQVYERLDARGWGHLKLIMEPGRSLVGNAGVLLTTVQFLKHAEARNFAIVDAAMNDLIRPTLYDAWHGVLPVQPRGGATQEYDVVGPVCESGDWLARQRALAVERGDVLAIESTGAYGMVMAGNYNTRPRPAEVMVDGTEFHVIRQRETVQDLLRGETTLP is encoded by the coding sequence ATGAATCCTATCTCTTCCGCGCCGGCGCAGCCGGCCGGCTATCCGCATTTCCATTACCAGAACGGCGCCCTGCACGCGGAAGGCGTGCCCCTGCAGATGCTGGCGGAGCGCCTCGGCACGCCGCTATACGTGTATTCGCGCGCGGCGCTGCAGGCCGCCTGGGAATCGTACCGCGTCGCCGTCGCCGGGCGCGACGTCCTCGTGTGCTACGGCATGAAGGCTAATTCCAACCTGGCGGTGCTGAAGGAATTCGCCCGCCTGGGCGCCGGCTTCGACATCGTGTCCGGTGGCGAACTGCATCGCGTACTCGCGGTGGGGGCGGATCCGGCCAAGGTCGTATTTTCCGGGGTCGGCAAACAGGCCTGGGAGATGCGCAAGGCGCTCGAGGCGGACGTCAAGTGCTTCAACGTCGAATCCGAAGCCGAACTCCACTTGCTGTCGGACGTGGCGGTTTCCCTCGGCAAGACGGCCCGCGTGTCCCTGCGCGTGAATCCCGACGTGGATGCGGGCACCCACCCGTATATCTCGACGGGGCTGAAGGAAAACAAATTCGGCATCGCCATCGCCGACGCCCCGCGCGTCTACCGGGCCGCCGCGGCGCTGCCCGGGCTGCACGTCACCGGCGTCGATTGCCACATCGGCTCCCAGATCACGGATGTCGCGCCCTACCTGGACGCCCTCGATAAGCTGCTGGACCTGATCGACGGCTTGCGCGCCGCCGGCATCGCGATAGAGCACCTGGACCTGGGCGGCGGCCTGGGCATCCGCTATACCGACGAAACGCCCTTGCAGCCGGCCACGCTGCTGGGCCAGGTCTATGAACGCCTGGACGCGCGCGGCTGGGGCCATTTGAAGCTGATCATGGAACCCGGGCGCTCGCTGGTGGGCAATGCGGGTGTCCTGCTGACGACCGTGCAGTTCCTGAAGCACGCGGAAGCCCGCAATTTCGCCATTGTCGACGCCGCGATGAACGACCTCATCCGTCCGACCCTATACGATGCCTGGCACGGCGTGCTGCCCGTGCAGCCGCGCGGCGGCGCCACGCAGGAATATGACGTCGTCGGCCCGGTCTGCGAAAGCGGCGATTGGCTGGCCAGGCAGCGTGCCCTGGCGGTCGAGCGCGGCGACGTACTGGCCATCGAATCCACCGGCGCATACGGCATGGTCATGGCCGGCAACTACAACACGCGTCCGCGTCCCGCCGAAGTCATGGTCGACGGCACGGAATTCCATGTAATCCGCCAACGCGAAACGGTGCAAGACCTGCTGCGCGGGGAAACCACGTTGCCCTGA
- the ccsB gene encoding c-type cytochrome biogenesis protein CcsB, which translates to MAESGDARVRRGRPDWTDAVFFLLLAVGAGYALTRFAGSMDYYEKVILSGAVLVLTWLGWLWRPLRRLIIAAALASGLAVMLYGHDLGRAEDVFFLKYLLSSQSAILWMCALFVLATVSYWLGLFSPTAAWLGTALTWGAVFAGVTGMLVRWRESHLMGPDLGHIPVSNLYEVFVLFSLITALFYLYYERRYATRALGGFVLLVISSAVMFLLWYAFTRDAAQIQPLVPALKSWWMKLHVPANFIGYGTFSLSAMVGFAYLVKEHGETTSWRKLAPLFILGVLLCAEPMVFRTKGLSAAWMEYFGVGAVIVGGILLGRRRVAAALPPLAVLDDIMYRAITVGFAFFTVATILGALWAADAWGAYWQWDPKETWALIVWLNYAAWLHMRLIKGLRGAMAAYWALVGLLITGFAFLGVNMFLSGLHSYGQL; encoded by the coding sequence ATGGCCGAAAGCGGCGACGCGCGCGTCCGGCGCGGTCGTCCCGACTGGACCGATGCCGTGTTTTTCCTGCTGCTGGCCGTGGGGGCGGGTTATGCGCTGACGCGCTTTGCCGGCTCCATGGATTATTACGAGAAAGTCATCCTGAGCGGCGCCGTGCTGGTGCTGACCTGGCTGGGCTGGCTGTGGCGCCCCCTGCGCCGGCTGATAATCGCCGCGGCGCTGGCCAGCGGACTGGCGGTGATGCTGTACGGGCATGACCTCGGGCGTGCCGAGGACGTGTTTTTCCTGAAGTACCTGCTGTCCTCGCAGTCCGCCATCCTGTGGATGTGCGCGCTGTTCGTGCTGGCGACGGTCTCTTACTGGCTGGGCCTGTTCAGCCCGACGGCCGCCTGGCTGGGCACCGCGCTGACGTGGGGCGCGGTATTCGCCGGCGTGACCGGCATGCTGGTGCGCTGGCGCGAAAGCCATCTGATGGGCCCGGACCTTGGCCATATCCCGGTCAGCAACCTGTACGAAGTGTTCGTGCTGTTTTCGCTGATCACGGCGCTTTTCTACCTGTACTACGAGCGCCGCTACGCAACCCGCGCCCTGGGCGGTTTCGTGCTGCTGGTGATTTCCTCGGCGGTGATGTTCCTGCTGTGGTACGCCTTTACCCGGGATGCCGCGCAGATCCAGCCGCTGGTGCCGGCGCTCAAGAGCTGGTGGATGAAGCTGCACGTGCCGGCGAATTTCATCGGTTATGGCACGTTCTCGCTGTCGGCCATGGTGGGCTTCGCCTACCTGGTGAAAGAGCATGGCGAAACGACGTCCTGGCGCAAGCTGGCCCCCTTGTTCATCCTGGGCGTGCTGCTGTGCGCCGAACCCATGGTGTTCCGCACCAAGGGCTTGTCGGCGGCATGGATGGAGTATTTCGGCGTGGGCGCGGTCATCGTCGGCGGCATCCTGCTGGGCCGGCGCCGCGTGGCGGCGGCATTGCCGCCGCTGGCGGTGCTGGACGACATCATGTATCGCGCCATCACCGTCGGCTTCGCCTTTTTCACCGTGGCGACCATCCTGGGCGCGCTGTGGGCGGCCGACGCCTGGGGTGCCTACTGGCAATGGGATCCGAAGGAAACCTGGGCGCTTATCGTCTGGCTGAACTACGCCGCCTGGCTGCACATGCGCCTGATCAAGGGCTTGCGTGGGGCGATGGCGGCCTACTGGGCTCTGGTCGGACTGTTGATCACCGGGTTCGCCTTCCTGGGCGTGAACATGTTCCTGTCGGGCCTGCATTCCTACGGGCAGCTGTAG
- a CDS encoding cytochrome c biogenesis protein ResB, translating into MRFAVSLLMFICIASIVGTVLVQNQASSAYIDQFGPFWYGVFDKFSLWHVYNSWWFLVIMSFLVVSTGVCLTRNAPKMLRDAVSFREYVRVSSLRAFPQRVEFDSGAASADTLGRTRQLLKSLGYAVKERQDGDGVLLAAKKGSANRLGYIFAHTAMIVICVGGLLDSELAVRAQVWLGGKKPIVENMLISEVPPSGRLSVNNPSFRSSMMIPEGGRANNAVVMVGDGALVQPIPFTLTLKKFIVDYYSTGMPSRFASEVEVRDPDTGKTFDKTIEVNEPLRYKGVTVYQSSFDDGGSSVQLRGYPLRGGDAAPFEVSGTVGKSSDTGKDAPADARGLKVDITALRPINVEDLSGGAPKPARDFVQNVASVAGSAAGKRNEHLRNVGPAVEYRLIDASGQAHEFRNYMLPVVLDGFPVFLAGVRNNAGENYRYLRLPADDDNSVAEFMRLRALLADPQARKEAARRFAEKNAPAGSDRQPLETAAERALQTFSEGGLQAVAGFLQSNAPASELERAADIVVRLIGASVGELRVMERERAGLPPLPTEGPAAERAEVWSRVAVAALSDLAMYPAPVFFALSDFKQVQASVFQVSRTPGKRAVYIGCLLLILGVFSMFFIRDRRVWVWVAPGPEGRGSAVYAAMTSQRRTLDFHREFDRLKEALLRLKQ; encoded by the coding sequence ATGCGTTTCGCCGTCAGCCTGCTGATGTTCATCTGCATTGCCAGCATCGTCGGCACGGTGCTGGTGCAGAACCAGGCATCTTCCGCCTACATCGACCAGTTCGGGCCGTTCTGGTATGGCGTCTTCGACAAGTTTTCCCTCTGGCACGTCTACAACAGCTGGTGGTTCCTGGTCATCATGTCATTCCTGGTGGTTTCCACCGGGGTGTGCCTGACGCGCAATGCGCCCAAGATGCTGCGCGACGCGGTGTCCTTCCGCGAATATGTGCGCGTGTCCAGCCTGCGCGCCTTTCCGCAGCGGGTGGAGTTCGACAGCGGCGCGGCGTCGGCGGATACCCTGGGCCGCACCCGCCAGTTGCTGAAGTCGCTGGGCTATGCGGTCAAGGAGCGCCAGGATGGCGATGGCGTGCTGCTGGCCGCCAAGAAAGGCAGCGCCAACCGGCTCGGCTATATCTTTGCCCACACGGCGATGATCGTGATTTGCGTCGGTGGCCTGCTCGATAGCGAGCTGGCGGTACGCGCGCAGGTGTGGCTGGGCGGCAAGAAGCCCATCGTCGAGAACATGCTGATCAGCGAGGTGCCGCCCAGCGGCCGGCTGTCGGTGAACAACCCGAGCTTCCGCTCCAGCATGATGATTCCGGAAGGCGGACGCGCGAACAACGCGGTCGTCATGGTGGGCGACGGCGCCCTGGTGCAGCCGATCCCCTTTACCCTGACGCTGAAGAAGTTCATCGTCGACTACTACTCGACGGGCATGCCCAGCCGCTTCGCCAGCGAAGTCGAGGTGCGCGACCCCGATACCGGCAAGACCTTCGACAAGACCATCGAAGTCAACGAGCCGCTGCGCTACAAGGGCGTCACGGTGTACCAGTCCAGTTTCGACGATGGCGGCAGTTCCGTGCAGTTGCGCGGCTACCCGCTGCGCGGCGGCGATGCGGCGCCGTTCGAGGTGTCGGGCACCGTGGGCAAGAGCAGCGATACGGGCAAGGATGCCCCGGCCGACGCGCGCGGCCTGAAGGTGGACATCACGGCGCTGCGTCCGATCAACGTCGAGGACCTGTCGGGCGGCGCGCCCAAGCCGGCCCGCGATTTCGTCCAGAACGTCGCGTCGGTGGCCGGCAGCGCGGCGGGCAAGCGCAACGAGCATCTGCGCAACGTGGGCCCGGCGGTCGAATACCGCCTGATCGACGCCAGCGGCCAGGCGCACGAGTTCCGCAATTACATGCTGCCGGTGGTGCTGGACGGCTTTCCGGTATTCCTGGCGGGCGTGCGCAACAATGCCGGCGAGAACTACCGCTACCTGCGGCTGCCGGCGGACGATGACAACTCCGTCGCCGAATTCATGCGCCTGCGCGCCTTGCTGGCCGATCCGCAGGCGCGCAAGGAGGCGGCTCGCCGCTTCGCGGAAAAGAATGCCCCGGCGGGCAGCGACCGCCAGCCGCTGGAGACCGCCGCGGAACGTGCGCTGCAGACCTTCTCCGAAGGCGGCCTGCAGGCGGTGGCGGGTTTCCTGCAGAGCAATGCGCCGGCATCCGAACTGGAGCGCGCGGCCGATATCGTGGTGCGCCTGATTGGCGCCAGCGTGGGCGAGCTGCGCGTCATGGAGCGCGAGCGGGCGGGATTGCCACCGCTGCCGACCGAAGGCCCGGCCGCCGAACGCGCCGAAGTCTGGTCGCGCGTCGCGGTGGCCGCGCTGTCCGATCTGGCGATGTATCCGGCGCCCGTATTCTTCGCGCTGTCGGATTTCAAGCAGGTGCAGGCCAGCGTGTTCCAGGTCAGCCGCACGCCCGGCAAAAGGGCGGTCTATATCGGTTGCCTGCTGCTGATATTGGGCGTGTTCAGCATGTTCTTCATCCGCGATCGCCGTGTCTGGGTGTGGGTGGCCCCTGGCCCGGAAGGCCGCGGCAGCGCCGTGTACGCGGCAATGACATCCCAGCGGCGTACACTGGACTTCCACCGTGAATTCGACCGGCTCAAAGAGGCGCTGCTGCGCCTGAAGCAGTGA